In the Eretmochelys imbricata isolate rEreImb1 chromosome 20, rEreImb1.hap1, whole genome shotgun sequence genome, gcagctcatgtcacgcgggggggggcagggggtagcagctgatgtcacgcggggggggcagggggtagcagctgatgtcacgcggggggggcagggggtagcagctcatgtcacgcggggggggcagggggtagcagctgatgtcacgcggggggggcagggggtagcagctcatgtcgcgggggggggcggggggtagcagctcatgtcacgcggggggggcagggggtagcagctcatgtcacgcgggggggggcagggggtagcagcgGATGTCacgcggggggggcagggcgtAGAGTCACGGTGGGAGGCGCGTGGGGAAGGAGCCCGTGGAGGGGCGGAGCGGAGGCGAACGGAGCCGGGCGGACCCCGGctctgccccacgagcggggcgggaggctggggcaggagcggtCGCCGCAGGACAGACTCCCGGGTgacggggctggggcgggagccAGCGGCACCGGGCGGCGGCCGCTGCAGGCTCGCGTGTTCCCGGGCCCGCCTGCGTCCGCGAGGGGAACCGGAGGCTCGCGAGCTGCAGCCCGCCAAAGCCCGTCTCCGCGCTGCCGCGCCCGCCCgctccctgcactgaagcagccCCGGAGCCTGGTGCCCTGAGGGAGGGCTGGAGAGCGCGGCCCGGCCCCCCCGGAGCGCGCCCCCCCAAAGCGCGGCCCCCCCCCAAAACGCGCCCCCCCCCAGAGCGCGGCCCCCTGGAGCGCGCCCCCCGAGAGCGCGGCCCTCCCGGAGCGCGCCCCCCCACAGCGCAGCCCCCCCGGAGCGCGCCCCCCCGGAGCGCGGCCCCCCCCAGAGCGCGCTCCCCCAAAGCGCGCCCCCGCCAAAGCGCGGCCCCCCAAAGCACGGCCCCCCCCGGAGCGCGCCCCCCCGAGCGCAGCCCCCCCGGAGCGCGGCCCCCCCCAGAGCGCGCTCCCCCAAAGCGCGCCCCCCGCCAAAGCACGGCCCCCCCCGGAGCGCGGCCCCGGCAcaggctgaggggtttggaggcgGCCCCTCCCCGCCGCTCCCTCAGGCGGTATCCGGGAGCCGCCGGGGCCAGCGGGGCTGGGCATAGCGGGCGGGTGCGGGGCCGTGGTGCGGGCACCAGGGGTGCTGCCGCGCCccgcgcctcccccccccccggcgtgaCGGGGTTTCCGCAGGGGCGGGGGATACTGAGCTCTGagccccccctaccccccgccgGGCCCGGCCCGGAGCATCAAGGGGCACGTGGGGCCCGGGGGCTCCGCTCtgccggggggacggggggcgCCTGTGACCGTGCACGTGACTGGGGGGGTCACGTGCCAGACGCCCTGTGGCCGGCTAGGCTAATGAGCAACGCAGGGACAGGCAGAGGGGGAGACAGCGCGCGTcacttccccagccccccaaccgcCATTGGCTCCCCCATCGCCCCGCCCGAGGGGGGCAGATACCCACggagactacagctcccagcatgcaccggCCTAGATCGCCCTGCGCTGCGGCACCTGACTTCCGCCGCCCGGCTGGGAACACGTGACCGGAAGGGCGTCGCCTCTGGGAACGGTGACTGGGCTGAGGGCGGGGTGCGCGCGAGGCGTCCAACCCGGAACTGCCGCCGACCCCGGTCTCCGAGACGCGTCCTCTCGCAGCGCGCCCGGCAGGAGGTGACGGTCGCGGGGGCTGGCCCCGCCCTGCCGCTCGGCGCGCGGGGGGGCGGGTCGctccgggcggcggcggcgggaggCCGCGGTCGGTGTGCGAGGCTCGGGGGCCCGCGGCCATGGGCAGCCGGGCTGCTCCCGGCCCCGCGGGGACCTGCCGGAGCCCGGCCGGCTTCGGGCGCGCCCAGGCTCGCCGCGGGAGGGGTCCGTCCCCCGCCCCCGGAGGGGACGGGCCTGCGCTCTCTCGGGCGAAGCGCGTTGGGCCCCGCGGGCTCTGGCCGCCAGGCCTCGGCGGGCCGCGGCACCCGCGGCTGAGACCGGCCTTGTGTTTTCCAGGGTACGAGCATGGCCTCCGCCAAGCAGCTCGCGGACTTTGGGTATAAGGCCTTCTCCGGCTCCATGATGCTTCTGACCGTCTACGGGGGCTATCTCTGCAGCGCCAGGGTTTACCGCTACTTCCAGCGCCAGAAAGCCCTGAAGCCGCCTGAACAGAACCAGCTAAAGACAGGGGTCGTTGAGGACTGAGTCCTGCTCTCTGGCCGGCTGCATGGCCAGAGCCTAGGTTGAGATTACTCCTGCTGCAGTAATCAGGTAGCACGTGCAACCCTTCCCGATCACAAATGAGGGCTAGCTAGCTTGGATCACTTGGGGTTTTCCTCAGGCACACTACCCTGTCTTGAGTTTTTCTGCACCAGTGAGACGTTACAAAGTAACTCTGTGTAAGCATCGTAAGCATCTGTTTTGATCACGTGattaaatattttacttatttCTCCTCTTGTCAGTATGTGACTAGAACCACCTGAGTGGAGGAGTAAGTCAGTTAAATCAACATCAATACACAATTTTACTCAAAGCCCCTCACGGGGGGGGTGTCTGCCTTGATGCCATTCTTCTAAAATTATCCACTTCCAGGCCAGCAAACTGAATAGCCGCAGGTTGAGggagactgagggcttgtctacacttaaaaacacTGTAGCTGTATCCCTATAATGCTTCAATGGAGACATTACCTACACTGATTGGAGGGGTTCTCCAGGCAGCATAGGTAATCtacctgagaggcagtagctaggttaatAGGACTATGTCTCAACTACTGCAGTAAATTGACCTATGCTAcgcatgaataacgtagctggagtcgacatagactcgtagaactggaagggacctcgagaggtcatctagtccagtcccctgcactcaaggcaggactaagtattatctagaccatccctgacaggtgtttgtccaacctgttcttaaaaatccccaatggtggagattccacaatctccctaggcaatttattccagtgcttaattaacTACTCTGtccgttaggaagtttttcctaatgtccaacctaaagtGCCCTTGCTGtgatttaagcccattgcttcttgttcttatcctctgaggataggacaataatttttctccctccttgcaacaaccttttatgtacttgaaaactgttatcatgtcccctctcagtcttctcttctccaggctaaacaaaaccaatttttccctcataggttatgatttctagacctttaataatttttgttgctcttctctggactttctccaaattgACCAcatctgaaatgtggtgcccagaactgaacacaatactccagttgaggcctaattagagcggagtagagcagaagaattacttctcgtgtcttgcttataacactcctgctaatacatcccagaatgatgtttgctttttctgcaacagcattacactgttgcctcatatttagcttagcaactgtgacccccagatccctttccacggtactttttcctaggcagtcattttccattttgtatgtgtgcaactgattgttccttcctaagtggagtactttgcatttgtcctaattacttcagaccatttctccagatcattttgaacgtTAATCttatcctctaaagcacttgcaacccctcccagcttggtatcgtcctcaaactttgtaagtgtactctctataccattatctaaatcattgatgaagatattgaacagaacatccctgcgggaccccactccttaagctcttccagcatgactgtgaaggACTCATGATTACTTTCTGGGAACgatttttccaaccagttatgcacccaccttatagtagctccatctaggttgtatttccctagtttgtttatgagaaggtcatgcaagacagtatcaaaagccttactaaagacaagatataccacatctacagcttccccccccatccatgaggcttgttaccctgtcaaagaaagctatcaggttggtttgacatgatttgttcttgacaaatccatgctattacttatcaccttattatctctTACAtgttttgcaaattaattgcttaaTGATTTGCTCtgttatctttctgggtacagaagttaagctgactggtctataattcgctgggttgtccttatttccctttttatagatgggcactatatttgaccttttccagtcttctggaatctctcccgtcttccatgacttttcaaaaataattgctaatggctcatatctcctccttaagtattctaggatgcatttcatcaggccctggtgatttgaagacatctaacttgtttaagtaatttttgacttgttctttccctattttagactctaatcttacctcattttcactggcattcactatgctagatgtccaattgccaccaaccttcttggtgaaaaacaaaagttttttaagcagctctgccatttccacattttcctttgtctttccccccctcattgagtaatgggcctactctgtccttggtcttcctcttgcttctaatgtctttgtaaaatgttttcttgtttccttttatgtccctagctagtttgatctcattttatgcctttgcttttctaattttgtccctacatacttgtttGTTTATAGACATCCtttaagaaaaggaatacttgtggcaccttagaggctaacaaatttatttgagcataagcttttgtgagctacagctcacttcatcagatgtattcagtagaaactctgaaaccaatcatcctttgtaatttgaccaagtttccactttttgtaggattctcttttgagttttagatcattgaagatctcctggttaagcagggtggtctcttgccatacttcctatcttttaCACAGTAGGATAAtttcctcttgtgcccttaataatgtctctttgaaaaactgccaactgttgttcaattgttttttccccttagacttgcttcccatgggattttacctaccaactccctgagtttgctaaagtctgccttcttgaaatccattgtctttattgtactgttctccctcctactattccttagaatcatgaactctaccatttcatgatcactttcttcccggttgccttccactttcaaattctcaaccagttcctccctgtctgtcaaaatcaaatctagaatgGCCTCCCCCCCaatagctttctccaccttctgaaataaattatccaatacattccaagaacttgctaGATAAGCTGTGTCCTGCTGTGTTGACCTACCCAGACAGCTGTTGGGGAAAACAAGTTACTGCAGGGTCTGCACAGTGCGGAGGTCGAGGGGAGAAATTCTCCCaccgacttaccttactcttctcatcgggCATACAGTACAGGGGTCAACTTGAGAGCGAGCTGCTGTTGATTTGGTGGGTGTTCACTATACCAATTAAATCAATCTCAGAGAGTGGAGTCTGGCTGTACTGTAGATGTAGCctaggagaattctcccattgacctagcattgtctacactaggagttaagtcagtttaactgcattgcttggggggggggggtggatttttcacactgctgagtgagttatactgacctaatttcttagtgtagacTCAAACTGAGGAAGTGGAGAACAAATTTCTGGAACAGCTTTGGACTGAGTCCTGCTTCCAAGCATATTAGATTTTGTAAACAATAGTTTCACATCCATGGTAAAGTCTTCCAGTCACCAAACGATCCAGAAATGCATGAATTTAACAGTTGTGTGTCCTCCTCCCCATGGCCAGATGCTCACTTCCACAAGCTTAGAGTTTCATTTCAATGTTAGACGGTTCTGGGGACAGGCTTGAGATTAAAAGTAGAAAATAGACTAAGCAAATTCTTACAAGAACTTTCCtttagttggaaaaaaaaaattatggacaGTGGAGTTTGCTGTAGATTTTGGTCTCAACACCAAGCCTAACAGGCAGAGGGCCTGGTGCAGTCTGAACTTTGCTTTGGACTGTTTTATCTCAATGCTACTAGAGTAACAGTGCTATAAAACAGGTAAGCCACAGCTGCTAGTTCCTCTTATTAACTTTAGAGTTTCCTTAATAGTAATTGCAGGATGTGTAAGTATTTCTCTCAAGACAGTATGAAGTGGAAGTAGGTTTGGCAAAGGCTACTTGGAAAAGTATTTGGCCATACTAGACATAGGGTTCTTTTGCTACAGATGTATGTGAGTAGAACACATAGTGAAAGTTTAGCAAGGTACACTAACTCTGGGGCAATTTAGGGACATTGAATAGAAATTATTGGAGCTAGgaataatgaaaatattcatgGAGGTAATGTGTCCAGCTTCGCACACAGTGAATAATTTTACAAAATGTTTGTGAAGAGCCTGTCACTTGATTAAAGCTCGTTTGACGTATAGTCAGAGCACCATAGCTGGCACTTAAGTGAAGCACTGAATCTTAAACACTATTCTCTCTCATTTGAGACAGCAGTCCCTACTGGCACCATGCTGCCTAGAGTATTAGGGGGGTTCACTAGTTCAGGAGCAATTCAACAACTTTCTGCAGTGTATAGGATTTCTTACTTATATGCTAAACTTGCTCAATACATCAAGGTGAGAGAAGTTTACAGAGCAGGAGCTGCTGTTTCAGAGAAATGCAGAAAAAATGCAAGTCAAACAAatttctgaagcttttttttaatcagataaGAGTAAACAATTGTATAAAATAACTCAAATTTCTGAAGTTCTGCACATGATTGTGACACTCAGGTGTCTTCCATTGCCCCTGAAGTACCATTGAGTAAAGAAAGAAGCAAAGCCTCTGCTGTCCTGATTTCCGAAGTCAGTGGTGTGGAAAGGCAGCTGCAGCAATGCTCACTTCTGTCTTTAAAAACACACAGGCAGGGCTGCAACCTCTGCCTGTGTGGAAAGTTAATATAACCCACGAGCATTGCTCCATCTTTGGCTAATGTCCTGTCTTATAAATCTAACCAACCATAGCCTGTAACTCCTGTAAAAAAGTCTTCAAATTCACATGAGCTGCAGGTATGCATGTGCTGTGATATTTCTCTAAATTAAGGTCAGGCGTGCAACATTTTTTAGGTTGTATTTAAGACTTTGGATGGGCATCAAATACCACTTGGTCCGTCTTAACAGCACAGATTATAAATTATACTCTCTTTAGCACATAGCATCCCAATGGCAAGTTAAAACATTCTTTGTCCATCACAATCTGATTCAATGCATGGCTGTAACACAGAGTCACAGCAGGACTGATAATTtataaatgatttaaaaaaccctctgtgCTACAGCTTACAGCATGATGTATCTGGGTGATACCAGACCACAATCTAAATGGATCCTGGAATGCAGCAAGAAAACATACTGAACTTGCACTGGGTCAAGAAACATTTTTGGAATGGTACCTTAACCAGTCCACAGTCAGTGTCCATCCCAGCCCAAACTCATTCCATCAAGCTTGAGTTGATCCTAGTAAAAACCAGTTTGTCACACAAAAATACTTTTGCAAATAATATTAGAGATGGGACTATTAAATACAAAATGGCTTATATTCTTAAAAGTTAAATTTGCATCTTTGTTTTTGCATTAGTAATTGGCTCGGTTCGGTCCCTTCTGTGGTGTGAAACCTTAGACTGGTCTGGATTGTGCCCATCTCAGAGTTGATGGATGTTTTTTGAGGGAAGGGGTATCTTGATTAAAGATCACTTAGGAATGTGGAGTGCAACACATCTAGATATTTAGACCCAAGTCCATGTTTGCTGGAGGCCTCCCCCAGTGTTACTCCTCTTCTGCCCATTGGGCACTAGCCACATGACCATTAATCCGATTGGCACCATTGCTTGAAGTGCTGAAGATTCCTTTTGTGCTATTTGAAGTCATGTCGTCCTCTTCAGAACTGCTCTCTACATCACTGCGATCATCTTTTGATACCTGAAAGTTTAAAATCAAAGGCAGAGGTGGAAGAAAGATTACAAATTCATAGGGAACAGCTATTTGAGAGGTCTTGTCTATCTGATCAGTTTCCCCCGTATTAGATTCTTTGAATTATTTAAAGTTGAACCCCACAAGTGGGACCTTCCAACCACATATAGGGAGCATGGTACAGAATTCAGAACAGGGGACCAAGTcaagagatgatgatgatgatgatgtacaGCTTTGGCCAAGCTAACTTTTGCACTTCCAGTTCAGTATTATAGCTCTCTTCACATGGGTGTGTTGGTGAAGTGATTTCAGATCCATGGAAGGAGCCCATAGCAATATATCACTGTTTGATCCTTCTTCCAGTAGCTAAATTATAGCACAGATTATAAAGGATGCCTTTCCAAATGGCAAAttagaaatatttgttttagtaCTAAATTATGAGTTACCAGCTTGTTCAGACACCTTTTGGTAATCAGTTTTAGTTTCTAAAGGgatgagtttgtttgtttttaaggtttGCTCAAAAGAGTACTgatgttttatttcaaaaaggaACTGGCCCCATTTAGCACATCACCATTTGCATAAGATGCTTCCCTCTTTAGAGCCTGTTTACAGAGAACTACACAGTGGGTTAGTTATCTAAGGCATCAGTTCCCAAACTTTATTGATTCATGTACCACCTTTGTAAAAAGTTATTGTGAAGTGCATTGATGAAACGTCAAGCGCATGTACCACCAGTGGTAGCCTGACCACATTTTGGGAACCCCTCTTCTCAGGAATGGGTGTACACATCAAACTCTTAATTTGTGAGCCAAAATACATTTGAATGGTGGTCTGTAGAAGGGAAAGGTTAATTTACAGTCATGCAGATGACACTAGGAATGCAGAAAGCATCTATAACCAGAAAGCCTTTATAATTTACATCTCTACAGATGGCCACTCTTAGGTCTTATGATCATAGGATCTGTCTAGTTTGCATGTGAAGCTTAGAATCCTCCAAAATCTCTTCCCGTGCTTTACAAGGTATTGGCCGGGGGAGAGTTTGATGTACAATTTCagaacaaaaggagtacttgtggcacctgtgcctaacaaatttgttagtctctaaggtgccacaaatactttttttttgtgaatacagactaacacagctgctactctgaaacctgaaatgtcAGGTTTCAAAGTCTGAAGACTAGAGAAGTCAGCCATGCAATTTCATGGTATTCGCTCCTTAAAGTTTACCACAAGGGGGCAGTGTATCATCAGTATAATGCCAAATGATGCATGACAGTGTGAAAGAGAAGGTGGGTgatgaaatatcttttattggactgactgctgttagtgaaagaaacaagctttcgagctccacagagatGACCAGACCTGATGagcagctctgtggagctcaagcacttgtctctttcaccaacagcagtCAGTCCAATAAAGgattatctcatccaccttgtctcacacatcctgggaccaatacagctacaacactgcaaacaacaatgcGAAAAGCTCACTAACTCAGATTTAATCATACACAAGTAACCCAGTAACTGGTTAAATGCCACAGCTATAAAGGCATGGGTGCTGCAAGAGGTGAGCTGTCTCCCTATTTCCCCATTGCCTGTATAGAGCACTTCCCTACCCTTGCACAGCCCAAGACAAGCTCCCTGTACCTGTGAGTCTGGAACTAACAGCCCCCAAGTATACGGTGGGCAAGCAGTTTCTCAGTGACTAACACATTCCAGCAAAGTTCAGGATCAGCCCTGCCTACTCTGAGTTGGCATACAGACTCAAAACAGACTCAGAGAGCAAGTTTCCTGACAAATGGAAAAATCTGGCAGAAAGCCAGTGCCAGTTAATGATTTCCTGGCTGGGTTTCACCAGGCCAGCTGCATGTGCAAACTTAACCTAGGAGGTGCCGAAACCCCTCTGCAGCTGGAGGTTCCCTATCTTCCCCTACCATACCCCATTTTAGCAATTCAACTGGccagggaaaggaaacaaacCCCTAGATGTTATTCTGCTTTAGTCCCACAGTCATTTGAGAAAAGTATTTTTCCACCATCTGGTTTTTCTTAAGTGAGAACTAAAGATAATTCTGTGTGTTGCTATAGCCCCCTCCATCCATAGATCTCCTCAGTGTTACAAGCACTGAAACAGGTATCCCCTTTTTATATGCTGGCCAACGACAGTCACACAGCCAGTCTgcggcagagttgggaacaggctCTCAGTCCCTTGTTCTAGCCACTAGACAAACCAGCACCTTAGGTTCCTGTGATCTGTAACCACACCTTGTTAACCTGGGTGCAACTCACAATGAGGCAGGCAGTTTAAAGGAAGCTGCAAAATGCAGCCCATCTGAAGCCAAACAGCTTTTCAGACTCACAGTTTTGTATTTATGTCTTAAAgctcagagagaaagagacacacgCATGGTCCACTCTACAAGCAACAGCACAGATTACACTTACATGCAAGGGATGAAACTGTCCAGCTCCAATCTGGCACAGAGAAAAGGAGTGAGAAAAGAGTGGAGAGTACAGAGGCAGGGTCTAGTCCTTTCCTGGCTAGGTCACCTGGTCAGGAGAGAAAagcaaggagaggagagagatatAGACCTCCAGGTGTGGGGACAGCTACACGGACAGATACTGTACTGGGAAACTAGCAGCAGCCATGGAAGACAGTAACAAATGATAatagaccacacacacacacacacacaccttgcaacatgctccttccccacccctcagaaggcccttcccccaacacacatTGCCAGAGGACTGCTTCAACTATTCCTTTAGGCTAAACAAGTTCCCTACAAACAGACCAGCCCAATAGTCTATAGGCAGTGAAAATGCAATCATAGTGGGATTCAGGCTTAGTTCCCAAACAGCTAGGGGGGCACAAACATCTGTTACTGTCTAGCTACCCCTTCTGGTGGAGGATCAAACAGCACTGCCTGGCTCTGAaggaagctgcttccagccatgaCACAAATGGGTAAAAATGGGGAGCAGGATCCAAGATAATTGAAGTACTCCAGCCTTCAGCCACTGGCCTGAAAACCACTGATTCAATAGGGAGGAACTTGACAGCAAGCTACTCAGGGCCTGTTACTAGTCAAATGCATGTGAATTTGTCTCTTCCACCCACCCTGGTGCCTGGAAATCGTCAACTACAGGCAGCAGGGGAAAAGAAACTGCTAGAAGCCCATGGATTGTGTCTGGAATAAGCATCCCTCTTCACAGA is a window encoding:
- the COX14 gene encoding cytochrome c oxidase assembly protein COX14, translating into MASAKQLADFGYKAFSGSMMLLTVYGGYLCSARVYRYFQRQKALKPPEQNQLKTGVVED